The Kineothrix sp. MB12-C1 genome includes a window with the following:
- a CDS encoding pyridoxal phosphate-dependent aminotransferase has translation MHGGDIYRNRVNIDFSINSNPFGMPESVKNALQESIVNCGSYPDIRNEKLLAAIAAKDGVNKEHILCGNGASELFMSIVHGLLPKKIMIPVPSFFGYEYAAAASDSEILFYKMKEEEGFNLNREFLAFLKRGIDILFLANPNNPTGNLIAPVFLEAVLKVCKKLDIIVVLDECFLEFVEGEGELSLKLSINKWPNLIVVRSFTKIFAIPGVRLGYLLCAEEVLLQKIKRQLPEWNLSSFAQAAGVNACGEKDYIAYTAAFVKREREYMTGKLQQMGIKVFPSEADYLLFYSEYPLYEKLLERGILIRDCSNFRGLGKGFYRAAVRTAEENRCLLKEIEKQKGCG, from the coding sequence ATGCACGGAGGAGATATCTACCGCAATCGAGTGAATATAGATTTTTCTATTAATAGCAATCCCTTTGGCATGCCTGAAAGTGTGAAAAATGCATTGCAGGAGTCAATCGTAAACTGTGGAAGCTACCCGGATATAAGGAACGAGAAATTGCTGGCTGCCATCGCCGCAAAGGACGGAGTAAATAAGGAGCATATTCTCTGTGGAAACGGAGCCTCGGAGCTATTTATGTCCATTGTACATGGACTGCTGCCGAAGAAAATAATGATTCCGGTCCCCTCCTTTTTCGGTTATGAATATGCAGCGGCAGCGTCTGATAGTGAGATTTTATTTTATAAAATGAAGGAGGAGGAAGGTTTCAACCTGAATAGAGAGTTCCTTGCTTTTCTAAAGAGGGGAATTGATATTCTCTTTCTTGCCAATCCAAACAATCCGACGGGGAACTTAATAGCCCCGGTCTTTTTAGAAGCAGTATTGAAAGTATGTAAGAAGCTGGATATTATCGTAGTTTTGGACGAGTGCTTCCTGGAGTTTGTGGAAGGAGAAGGGGAGCTCTCTCTCAAGCTATCAATCAATAAATGGCCTAACCTTATTGTCGTTCGTTCGTTTACTAAGATTTTTGCCATACCCGGAGTGCGGCTCGGCTATCTTCTATGCGCAGAAGAAGTACTTCTTCAGAAAATAAAAAGGCAGCTCCCGGAATGGAATCTATCCTCCTTCGCACAAGCAGCGGGGGTAAACGCCTGCGGAGAAAAAGACTACATCGCATATACGGCAGCGTTCGTAAAACGGGAAAGAGAATATATGACAGGCAAGTTGCAGCAGATGGGAATTAAGGTATTTCCTTCCGAGGCAGATTATTTGCTATTTTATTCGGAGTATCCCCTATATGAAAAACTTCTGGAGAGAGGAATCTTAATTAGAGACTGCAGCAATTTCAGAGGACTTGGTAAAGGGTTTTACCGTGCAGCAGTGAGAACAGCGGAAGAAAATAGATGTTTATTGAAAGAAATTGAAAAGCAGAAAGGATGTGGCTGA
- the cbiB gene encoding adenosylcobinamide-phosphate synthase CbiB: MYQYHMISFFLGFLLDLILGDPYCLPHPVRFIGWLIVKMEQFLLPMDRTGEISEKSKERRGKMLVLVVLSVTGMMVWLVLYLAYWLHPMTGVLIHSIMTYQALALKCLKTESTKVYKQLEDENLEGARKAVSMIVGRDTKSLNEAGVAKAAIETVAENLSDGVIAPMLYLAIGGPVLGWLYKAINTMDSMVGYKNEKYLFFGRAAAKLDDMVNYLPARISAWLMVISCFFLGKDFDAKQAFIIYRRDRYQHASPNSAQTEATCAGALGLRLAGDATYFGKTVKKPYIGDELRIVEAKDIVRSNRLLYSAAILCEGICLLAMFITFRILIK; this comes from the coding sequence ATGTACCAATATCATATGATAAGCTTTTTCTTAGGTTTTCTTCTGGACTTAATTTTGGGAGATCCGTATTGCCTTCCTCATCCGGTTCGTTTCATAGGATGGTTGATTGTAAAGATGGAACAATTTCTATTACCGATGGATAGAACAGGGGAAATATCGGAGAAAAGCAAAGAAAGAAGAGGGAAGATGCTTGTGTTGGTCGTTCTTAGTGTGACGGGGATGATGGTATGGCTTGTGCTGTATCTTGCCTATTGGCTCCACCCCATGACAGGAGTTCTGATACATAGCATAATGACCTATCAGGCGCTCGCCCTAAAATGCTTGAAGACAGAGAGTACGAAGGTATACAAGCAATTAGAGGATGAAAATCTGGAAGGAGCGAGAAAAGCAGTATCCATGATTGTGGGAAGGGATACGAAAAGTCTCAATGAAGCAGGCGTGGCAAAGGCGGCAATTGAAACGGTAGCGGAAAATCTTTCCGACGGAGTTATTGCACCCATGCTCTATCTTGCTATCGGAGGGCCTGTCTTAGGATGGTTGTATAAAGCGATAAATACGATGGATTCTATGGTGGGTTATAAGAATGAGAAATATCTTTTCTTTGGAAGAGCAGCGGCGAAACTGGATGATATGGTGAATTATCTTCCGGCAAGAATTAGCGCATGGTTGATGGTGATATCCTGTTTTTTCCTGGGAAAAGACTTCGATGCGAAACAAGCCTTTATTATTTATCGAAGAGACAGATACCAACATGCCAGCCCCAACTCGGCACAGACGGAAGCAACGTGCGCCGGGGCACTTGGGCTAAGGCTTGCCGGAGATGCAACCTATTTTGGTAAGACGGTGAAGAAACCTTATATTGGCGATGAGCTCCGGATTGTGGAAGCAAAAGATATTGTTAGGTCGAACCGATTATTATATTCTGCTGCCATTTTATGCGAAGGAATCTGCCTGTTGGCGATGTTCATTACATTTAGGATACTCATTAAATAA
- a CDS encoding histidine phosphatase family protein, translated as MKLILIRHGATTANEEGRYAGARTNEPLSEKGRDEIKGAAEKGIYPPADILIASPMKRCMETAKLIYKRAPDILIEDWKEIDFGSFEGKTYKELSGSRDYQKWIDSDGSLPFPQGESKEELQDRCRKGFFLFCKKMAELISDGEGNPECAAAAVVHGGTIMAILSTFGEGEYYGFQCGNGEGYICELSIGRPPYIGQIRKL; from the coding sequence ATGAAACTGATACTCATACGCCATGGAGCGACAACGGCAAATGAAGAGGGAAGATACGCCGGGGCAAGGACAAATGAGCCTCTAAGCGAGAAGGGGCGGGATGAAATAAAAGGGGCGGCGGAGAAAGGAATATATCCACCGGCGGATATATTAATTGCAAGTCCCATGAAGCGCTGCATGGAGACCGCAAAGCTTATTTATAAAAGGGCCCCTGATATTTTGATAGAAGATTGGAAGGAAATTGATTTCGGAAGTTTTGAAGGAAAGACCTATAAGGAATTGAGCGGCAGCCGTGATTATCAAAAATGGATAGACAGTGATGGAAGTTTGCCTTTTCCGCAGGGAGAAAGCAAAGAAGAACTCCAGGATAGATGTAGAAAGGGATTCTTCCTATTTTGTAAAAAGATGGCAGAGCTTATAAGCGACGGAGAAGGAAATCCGGAGTGTGCGGCAGCGGCTGTCGTACATGGGGGAACGATTATGGCGATCTTAAGTACCTTTGGAGAAGGGGAATACTATGGATTTCAATGCGGAAACGGAGAGGGGTATATCTGCGAGCTTTCTATAGGAAGACCGCCCTATATTGGACAGATCAGAAAGTTGTGA
- a CDS encoding bifunctional adenosylcobinamide kinase/adenosylcobinamide-phosphate guanylyltransferase — MELYIGGYAQGKLAYVLRRTGYRIEDVMDGGKEEIQYEQGNKKVINNFHEWFRRTIQKEEMPEEMVERMLAEHPDMIIIGNEIGNGIVPMDEVEREYRERLGRCLCEIAGKADKVERIICGLGQRIK, encoded by the coding sequence ATGGAATTATATATAGGTGGATATGCACAAGGGAAATTGGCATATGTTTTGAGACGAACCGGTTATCGGATAGAGGACGTGATGGATGGGGGGAAGGAAGAAATCCAATATGAGCAGGGAAATAAGAAAGTAATCAATAATTTTCATGAATGGTTTCGCCGCACGATACAAAAAGAAGAAATGCCGGAGGAGATGGTGGAACGAATGCTGGCGGAGCATCCGGATATGATCATTATCGGCAATGAGATAGGAAATGGCATTGTGCCTATGGATGAGGTGGAAAGGGAGTATAGGGAACGTTTGGGCAGATGCTTATGTGAGATTGCGGGGAAGGCAGATAAGGTGGAGCGGATTATATGTGGATTGGGGCAAAGAATTAAATGA
- a CDS encoding adenosylcobinamide-GDP ribazoletransferase yields the protein MVNWMFILKSIVIAFSMFSGIPVPQFEWKEREMKYMIAFFPLVGIVIGAVVFSWSLLCENKGISRGCFVLIGTALPILLSGGIHLDGYMDTMDALSSYQDKEKRLAILKDAHIGAFAVIGTLVYYFIYIGAYMEIEGKEAMVIVAAGFYLSRILSGISVVTFSCAKKDGLLYTFSGSAQKTAVRILLYLQLLLCGGIMIFFAGKIGVAALFACILLLFYYRQKCTKEFGGITGDTSGYFTLLCEIAIMLVASFGLGIK from the coding sequence ATGGTTAATTGGATGTTCATATTGAAATCGATAGTAATTGCTTTTTCTATGTTTTCGGGGATACCGGTTCCGCAGTTTGAATGGAAGGAAAGGGAGATGAAATATATGATTGCTTTCTTTCCTTTGGTAGGGATTGTGATAGGAGCAGTTGTATTTTCCTGGAGCTTGCTTTGCGAGAACAAAGGAATAAGCAGAGGTTGTTTTGTTCTTATCGGAACTGCGCTTCCTATCTTACTCTCGGGAGGAATTCATTTGGATGGATATATGGATACGATGGATGCTCTTTCCTCTTATCAAGATAAGGAAAAAAGGCTCGCAATATTAAAAGATGCACATATCGGTGCTTTTGCTGTTATCGGCACCCTTGTTTATTATTTCATTTATATCGGTGCTTATATGGAAATAGAGGGAAAAGAAGCGATGGTGATCGTAGCGGCAGGCTTTTACCTTTCCCGGATTCTTAGCGGAATTAGCGTGGTAACCTTTTCCTGTGCAAAAAAGGATGGATTATTATATACCTTTTCCGGTAGTGCGCAAAAGACAGCAGTACGGATACTTCTATATCTGCAGCTGTTGCTATGCGGGGGTATCATGATCTTCTTCGCAGGAAAAATAGGTGTAGCAGCTCTTTTCGCATGTATCCTTCTTCTTTTCTATTATAGACAGAAATGTACGAAGGAATTCGGAGGAATTACCGGAGATACCTCTGGATACTTCACCTTGTTATGCGAGATAGCCATTATGTTAGTTGCCTCCTTTGGATTAGGAATAAAGTAG
- a CDS encoding bifunctional adenosylcobinamide kinase/adenosylcobinamide-phosphate guanylyltransferase, whose product MVIVIFGGSGSGKSAYAEQKILSLAETVPVYYLATMQVYDEEGRNKVYRHRRQREGRGFLTIEQPMDIGEVTNQIEKSSAILLECMSNLIANEMFTKGEGREGDITQIEQRIVSGIEQLAAAAKHLVIVTNNVFEDGGGYDEMTIQYMELLGRVNGRISGIADQVIEVVVGIPIRVK is encoded by the coding sequence ATGGTAATTGTTATATTTGGCGGCAGCGGAAGTGGGAAGTCTGCTTATGCGGAACAGAAGATATTATCTCTTGCGGAGACCGTCCCCGTCTATTATCTGGCAACTATGCAGGTCTATGATGAAGAAGGGCGGAACAAGGTGTACAGGCATAGGAGACAGAGAGAGGGGAGAGGGTTCCTTACAATAGAACAGCCGATGGATATTGGGGAAGTAACAAATCAAATTGAGAAATCTTCAGCCATTCTTCTGGAATGTATGTCTAACCTGATAGCAAATGAGATGTTTACAAAGGGTGAAGGAAGAGAAGGGGATATCACGCAGATTGAGCAACGTATCGTAAGTGGGATAGAACAATTGGCGGCAGCGGCAAAGCACCTGGTTATCGTAACAAATAATGTATTTGAAGATGGCGGCGGATATGATGAAATGACAATTCAGTATATGGAGTTGCTCGGCAGAGTAAACGGAAGGATTTCCGGAATTGCAGATCAGGTGATCGAAGTGGTAGTGGGTATACCGATAAGGGTGAAATAA